One segment of Stegostoma tigrinum isolate sSteTig4 chromosome 24, sSteTig4.hap1, whole genome shotgun sequence DNA contains the following:
- the LOC125464863 gene encoding dynein light chain Tctex-type 1-like isoform X1, with the protein MDEFQTGEEVAFIVDDVSTIIKEAVENTIGGNAYQHNKVNQWTSAVVEQCLNQLTKLAKPFKYIVTCVIMQKNGAGLHTASSCFWDNSVDGSCTVRWENKTMYCIVSIFGLGV; encoded by the exons ATGGATGAGTTTCAGACGGGAGAGGAG GTAGCTTTTATTGTTGATGATGTAAGCACCATCATTAAAGAA gcagtggaaaatacaattGGAGGGAATGCCTACCAACACAACAAAGTGAATCAATGGACATCCGCAGTAGTGGAGCAATGTCTCAATCAACTCACCAAATTGGCCAAGCCTTTTAAATACATTG TAACCTGTGTTATAATGCAAAAGAATGGAGCAGGCCTGCATACTGCTAGTTCATGCTTCTGGGACAATTCTGTCGATG GAAGCTGCACGGTCAGATGGGAGAACAAGACCATGTACTGCATTGTTAGCATCTTTGGCCTTGGTGTCTAG
- the LOC125464863 gene encoding dynein light chain Tctex-type 1-like isoform X2 yields MDEFQTGEEAVENTIGGNAYQHNKVNQWTSAVVEQCLNQLTKLAKPFKYIVTCVIMQKNGAGLHTASSCFWDNSVDGSCTVRWENKTMYCIVSIFGLGV; encoded by the exons ATGGATGAGTTTCAGACGGGAGAGGAG gcagtggaaaatacaattGGAGGGAATGCCTACCAACACAACAAAGTGAATCAATGGACATCCGCAGTAGTGGAGCAATGTCTCAATCAACTCACCAAATTGGCCAAGCCTTTTAAATACATTG TAACCTGTGTTATAATGCAAAAGAATGGAGCAGGCCTGCATACTGCTAGTTCATGCTTCTGGGACAATTCTGTCGATG GAAGCTGCACGGTCAGATGGGAGAACAAGACCATGTACTGCATTGTTAGCATCTTTGGCCTTGGTGTCTAG